From Fundulus heteroclitus isolate FHET01 chromosome 5, MU-UCD_Fhet_4.1, whole genome shotgun sequence, a single genomic window includes:
- the LOC105931523 gene encoding dynein heavy chain 6, axonemal isoform X1, with the protein MASSSAPASPPDISGISQDNEERTHYLQCPPGPENKVDPQAILKKRVMRKQPSVQHLKARGQMIFPGWHTQSPSAQAKKREPESVHRVPEPQCSTIPPRSLIKHPKVVGKRSVDLKKNSLQHIKDRKQTFSPDRHTQLTTGLEKNNSNNIEDLISSLFEDQPLLATSQHLAEDEYHQFCEPLCIVPLSFQKIWKCFCIWRTKVYKKKVYLTKTYLQNHLFVMDPCLGPALMEIRKLSCQLIDKELHHVKTNHSYTLKEFLDSQLKQQQEIMEDIQPFRDTVKDVAVCAGREYMLDHHVTPAEHFDSDKINSFVLNRVVCFIRYVDHFIFSTVNCLLRHVVHGLLTVFQNQVGLMPSQIAPQTQSDHSEAVSKEDAEKKVVPDLPLFKCELVLESNVLMYKPSEENIQETIEEIVRQCKKTVMSLRSLTSDPEINSLKKSEHFQHLKCNRISDPSLNMVLEEDGRLRRTMHSIRDSLHFAFESAQVYSHTFDHFLAFSKSNETMDLDAVWQQEPDLTFFAKTLELYHNKHKQAIAIQEKRHLGLLLVDQTQLKLKLVSSTLSSLEGFYEMLTQQARKKVDVLLAKVGGAKSKLKCSPSTTAEMAEQLLFLDEIEARILEVQEEHDNVSKVYNLFNAYSVTIPPEDLSDFASLQPTINSLCNLIEDAVAERDSKKERFMSSLVSDQNKLQKEVTKLARVLQNQDFLDVNANSSKVRPLLEEIQITVDELQALAFSCNLYERKFKLESTRLDSLEESTARFRLILLLWNSVEEWDYLQNEWQQTPLKQLDLKQLSLHISSYNQHVEQLETGLPLNCSVALKDKVERMTQKLPVISNVCNLCMKPGLWVSFESLLGTSLDVEAVTLATLEEYDVFSYAMKILELLT; encoded by the exons GCTATATTGAAGAAACGTGTAATGCGAAAACAACCCAGTGTGCAACACTTGAAGGCCCGAGGACAGATGATTTTTCCAGGCTGGCACACCCAGTCACCTTCGGCCCAAGCAAAAAAACGAGAGCCAGAATCGGTACATAGGGTCCCTGAACCACAGTGTTCTACAATTCCCCCAAGATCTCTGATAAAACACCCAAAG GTTGTGGGAAAGAGAAGcgtagatctaaaaaaaaacagtctccAGCACATAAAGGACCGCAAGCAGACGTTTTCTCCTGATCGGCACACTCAGTTAACTACAggcctggaaaaaaataattcaaacaaCATTGAAGACTTAATATCATCGCTGTTTGAAGACCAACCTTTACTTGCAACTTCTCAGCACTTGGCAGAAGATGAATATCATCAGTTTTGTGAGCCTCTCTGCATCGTCCCCTTGAGCTTCCAAAAAATTTGGAAGTGCTTTTGTATCTGGCGCACCAAAGTGTATAAGAAGAAGGTTTACTTGACCAAGACGTATCTCCAAAACCACCTGTTTGTGATGGACCCG TGTCTGGGACCAGCATTGATGGAAATCAGGAAATTGTCATGCCAACTCATCGACAAAGAGTTGCATCATGTGAAGACAAACCACTCATATACACTGAAGGAGTTCCTCGACTCCCAGctcaaacaacaacaagag ATAATGGAAGACATTCAGCCGTTTCGCGACACTGTGAAGGACGTGGCGGTTTGTGCAGGGCGTGAATACATGTTGGATCATCATGTCACACCTGCGGAACATTTTGACAGCGACAAGATTAATTCGTTTGTTTTAAACCGGGTGGTTTG CTTCATCCGTTACGTTGACCATTTCATTTTCAGCACAGTGAACTGCTTGTTGCGACATGTGGTGCATGGGCTCCTAACTGTATTCCAGAATCAGGTAGGGCTAATGCCTAGCCAAATCGCACCACAAACCCAAAGTGACCACTCGGAGGCTGTTTCTAAAGAGGATGCTGAAAAGAAG GTTGTTCCTGACTTACCTTTATTCAAGTGCGAACTGGTGCTGGAATCAAATGTATTGATGTACAAACCCTCCGAGGAAaacattcag GAAACCATCGAAGAGATAGTCAGACAGTGTAAGAAGACAGTAATGTCTTTGAGGTCCCTCACATCAGACCCGGAAATTAATTCACTGAAGAAGTCTGAACACTTTCAG CACTTGAAATGCAATCGGATTAGTGACCCATCTTTGAACATGGTCTTGGAAGAAGATGGCCGACTTCGACGTACTATGCATAGCATCAGG GATTCACTCCATTTCGCTTTTGAGTCAGCCCAAGTGTACTCACACACATTTGACCATTTTCTCGCATTCTCTAAGAGCAATGAAACTATGGATCTTGATGCAGTGTGGCAACAGGAACCTG ATTTGACCTTTTTTGCCAAAACCCTGGAGTTGTACCACAATAAGCATAAGCAGGCCATAGCTATCCAAGAGAAGAGGCATCTTGGCTTATTGCTCGTGGACCAAACACAGCTCAAACTGAAGCTTGTGTCTTCTACACTCTCTTCTCTGGAG GGGTTCTATGAGATGCTCACACAGCAGGCTAGGAAGAAGGTAGATGTCCTCCTGGCTAAGGTTGGAGGAGCAAAGAGTAAACTGAAGTGCTCTCCTTCTACAACAGCAGAGATGGCCGAGCAGCTCTTATTCCTGGATGAGATTGAGGCCAGG ATCTTGGAAGTACAAGAAGAGCACGACAATGTTTCCAAAGTGTACAATCTGTTCAACGCGTACTCTGTGACTATACCACCTGAGGACCTTTCTGATTTCGCCTCATTGCAACCCACTATCAACTCACTGTGTAATTTAATCGAAGACGCAGTGGCAGAGAGGGACTCGAAAAAGGAGAGGTTTATGAGCTCCCTGGTCTCTGACcaaaataaactgcaaaaagaAGTCACAAAACTGGCCCGCGTGTTGCAG AATCAAGACTTCTTGGACGTCAATGCAAACTCCTCCAAAGTGCGCCCCCTGTTGGAGGAGATCCAGATTACCGTAGATGAGCTGCAGGCCCTGGCATTCTCCTGTAATTTGTACGAAAGAAAATTTAAG CTGGAGAGCACCAGGTTGGATTCACTGGAGGAGAGCACAGCAAGGTTCAGACTGATCCTGCTTCTGTGGAACTCTGTGGAGGAATGGGACTATCTACAAAATGAATGGCAGCAG ACCCCACTGAAGCAACTGGACCTGAAGCAGCTCAGCTTGCACATTAGCAGCTACAACCAGCACGTCGAGCAGCTTGAGACGGGCCTCCCTCTGAACTGTTCGGTTGCTTTGAAAGATAAGGTTGAACGAATGACACAGAAG CTGCCTGTCATCAGTAATGTGTGTAACCTGTGCATGAAGCCGGGCCTGTGGGTGTCTTTTGAGAGTTTATTGGGCACCTCTCTGGATGTGGAGGCAGTCACTCTCGCAACACTGGAGGAATATGACGTATTCTCATATGCAATGAAGATTCTGGAGCTATTAACTTAG
- the LOC105931523 gene encoding dynein heavy chain 6, axonemal isoform X2, whose amino-acid sequence MEIRKLSCQLIDKELHHVKTNHSYTLKEFLDSQLKQQQEIMEDIQPFRDTVKDVAVCAGREYMLDHHVTPAEHFDSDKINSFVLNRVVCFIRYVDHFIFSTVNCLLRHVVHGLLTVFQNQVGLMPSQIAPQTQSDHSEAVSKEDAEKKVVPDLPLFKCELVLESNVLMYKPSEENIQETIEEIVRQCKKTVMSLRSLTSDPEINSLKKSEHFQHLKCNRISDPSLNMVLEEDGRLRRTMHSIRDSLHFAFESAQVYSHTFDHFLAFSKSNETMDLDAVWQQEPDLTFFAKTLELYHNKHKQAIAIQEKRHLGLLLVDQTQLKLKLVSSTLSSLEGFYEMLTQQARKKVDVLLAKVGGAKSKLKCSPSTTAEMAEQLLFLDEIEARILEVQEEHDNVSKVYNLFNAYSVTIPPEDLSDFASLQPTINSLCNLIEDAVAERDSKKERFMSSLVSDQNKLQKEVTKLARVLQNQDFLDVNANSSKVRPLLEEIQITVDELQALAFSCNLYERKFKLESTRLDSLEESTARFRLILLLWNSVEEWDYLQNEWQQTPLKQLDLKQLSLHISSYNQHVEQLETGLPLNCSVALKDKVERMTQKLPVISNVCNLCMKPGLWVSFESLLGTSLDVEAVTLATLEEYDVFSYAMKILELLT is encoded by the exons ATGGAAATCAGGAAATTGTCATGCCAACTCATCGACAAAGAGTTGCATCATGTGAAGACAAACCACTCATATACACTGAAGGAGTTCCTCGACTCCCAGctcaaacaacaacaagag ATAATGGAAGACATTCAGCCGTTTCGCGACACTGTGAAGGACGTGGCGGTTTGTGCAGGGCGTGAATACATGTTGGATCATCATGTCACACCTGCGGAACATTTTGACAGCGACAAGATTAATTCGTTTGTTTTAAACCGGGTGGTTTG CTTCATCCGTTACGTTGACCATTTCATTTTCAGCACAGTGAACTGCTTGTTGCGACATGTGGTGCATGGGCTCCTAACTGTATTCCAGAATCAGGTAGGGCTAATGCCTAGCCAAATCGCACCACAAACCCAAAGTGACCACTCGGAGGCTGTTTCTAAAGAGGATGCTGAAAAGAAG GTTGTTCCTGACTTACCTTTATTCAAGTGCGAACTGGTGCTGGAATCAAATGTATTGATGTACAAACCCTCCGAGGAAaacattcag GAAACCATCGAAGAGATAGTCAGACAGTGTAAGAAGACAGTAATGTCTTTGAGGTCCCTCACATCAGACCCGGAAATTAATTCACTGAAGAAGTCTGAACACTTTCAG CACTTGAAATGCAATCGGATTAGTGACCCATCTTTGAACATGGTCTTGGAAGAAGATGGCCGACTTCGACGTACTATGCATAGCATCAGG GATTCACTCCATTTCGCTTTTGAGTCAGCCCAAGTGTACTCACACACATTTGACCATTTTCTCGCATTCTCTAAGAGCAATGAAACTATGGATCTTGATGCAGTGTGGCAACAGGAACCTG ATTTGACCTTTTTTGCCAAAACCCTGGAGTTGTACCACAATAAGCATAAGCAGGCCATAGCTATCCAAGAGAAGAGGCATCTTGGCTTATTGCTCGTGGACCAAACACAGCTCAAACTGAAGCTTGTGTCTTCTACACTCTCTTCTCTGGAG GGGTTCTATGAGATGCTCACACAGCAGGCTAGGAAGAAGGTAGATGTCCTCCTGGCTAAGGTTGGAGGAGCAAAGAGTAAACTGAAGTGCTCTCCTTCTACAACAGCAGAGATGGCCGAGCAGCTCTTATTCCTGGATGAGATTGAGGCCAGG ATCTTGGAAGTACAAGAAGAGCACGACAATGTTTCCAAAGTGTACAATCTGTTCAACGCGTACTCTGTGACTATACCACCTGAGGACCTTTCTGATTTCGCCTCATTGCAACCCACTATCAACTCACTGTGTAATTTAATCGAAGACGCAGTGGCAGAGAGGGACTCGAAAAAGGAGAGGTTTATGAGCTCCCTGGTCTCTGACcaaaataaactgcaaaaagaAGTCACAAAACTGGCCCGCGTGTTGCAG AATCAAGACTTCTTGGACGTCAATGCAAACTCCTCCAAAGTGCGCCCCCTGTTGGAGGAGATCCAGATTACCGTAGATGAGCTGCAGGCCCTGGCATTCTCCTGTAATTTGTACGAAAGAAAATTTAAG CTGGAGAGCACCAGGTTGGATTCACTGGAGGAGAGCACAGCAAGGTTCAGACTGATCCTGCTTCTGTGGAACTCTGTGGAGGAATGGGACTATCTACAAAATGAATGGCAGCAG ACCCCACTGAAGCAACTGGACCTGAAGCAGCTCAGCTTGCACATTAGCAGCTACAACCAGCACGTCGAGCAGCTTGAGACGGGCCTCCCTCTGAACTGTTCGGTTGCTTTGAAAGATAAGGTTGAACGAATGACACAGAAG CTGCCTGTCATCAGTAATGTGTGTAACCTGTGCATGAAGCCGGGCCTGTGGGTGTCTTTTGAGAGTTTATTGGGCACCTCTCTGGATGTGGAGGCAGTCACTCTCGCAACACTGGAGGAATATGACGTATTCTCATATGCAATGAAGATTCTGGAGCTATTAACTTAG